The Terriglobales bacterium genome contains a region encoding:
- a CDS encoding DNA-3-methyladenine glycosylase has product MKTAAKKQLSATNGSPLSTDQEPSYDQALAHLRSADPVLGAIIQRVGAYAMQYHEPTFRALVRSIVFQQLHGKAARTIFDRLVDKAGGEITPDSILKLRPTQMRAVGLSRQKLTYIRDLARKTRDGVVEFERFPQMKDEEIIAELTQVKGIGQWTAHMFLMFALRRPDILPTGDYGVRAAMRNAYGMKVMPKPRTMERLAKSWHPYCSIASWYMWRSLDVVI; this is encoded by the coding sequence GTGAAAACCGCCGCCAAGAAGCAACTTTCTGCAACGAACGGGTCGCCTCTCTCTACTGACCAGGAGCCATCCTATGATCAGGCGCTCGCACACTTGCGGTCTGCTGATCCAGTGCTCGGCGCGATCATTCAGCGTGTAGGTGCATACGCGATGCAGTATCACGAGCCAACATTCCGTGCGCTCGTGCGATCGATCGTCTTTCAGCAGCTTCACGGAAAAGCGGCGCGAACGATCTTCGACCGCTTGGTGGACAAGGCTGGCGGCGAGATCACTCCCGATTCGATACTCAAGCTTCGTCCTACGCAAATGCGAGCTGTTGGACTTTCGAGGCAGAAGCTAACGTACATTCGCGATCTTGCGCGAAAGACTCGCGATGGAGTCGTCGAGTTCGAGCGTTTTCCGCAAATGAAAGATGAAGAAATCATCGCGGAACTCACCCAAGTGAAGGGCATCGGCCAGTGGACTGCTCATATGTTTCTGATGTTCGCGCTGCGTCGGCCCGACATTCTTCCCACTGGTGATTACGGAGTACGAGCCGCGATGCGTAACGCATATGGCATGAAGGTGATGCCGAAGCCGCGAACGATGGAGCGTCTGGCGAAGAGCTGGCATCCATACTGCTCGATCGCGAGCTGGTACATGTGGCGCTCACTGGATGTGGTTATTTAA
- a CDS encoding cobalamin B12-binding domain-containing protein produces MPSETAKKIRVLVAKPGLDGHDRGAKVIARALRDAGMEVIYTGLRQTPEMIVTAALQEDVDVIGLSILSGAHNAIVPRVVSLMKEKQMDDVLIVLGGTIPEQDIPFLNQHGVTGIFGPGTSMDQIVTFIRANVKPRGIPA; encoded by the coding sequence ATGCCCTCTGAAACTGCTAAGAAGATTCGCGTCCTCGTCGCCAAACCAGGACTCGACGGCCACGATCGCGGCGCCAAGGTAATCGCCCGCGCCCTGCGCGATGCCGGCATGGAGGTCATCTACACCGGTCTGCGGCAGACTCCGGAGATGATCGTCACCGCCGCGCTGCAGGAAGACGTCGATGTGATCGGACTCTCAATTCTTTCGGGGGCCCACAACGCAATCGTCCCCAGAGTCGTCTCTCTGATGAAAGAGAAGCAGATGGACGATGTGCTGATCGTCCTCGGCGGTACCATTCCGGAACAAGATATTCCCTTTCTCAATCAGCACGGAGTAACCGGCATTTTCGGGCCGGGCACCTCGATGGACCAGATCGTGACCTTCATTCGCGCCAATGTGAAGCCGCGCGGAATCCCAGCGTAG